The Bernardetia litoralis DSM 6794 genome includes a window with the following:
- a CDS encoding aminotransferase class I/II-fold pyridoxal phosphate-dependent enzyme produces the protein MKNNLENQLQAKLNKRKEDNNLRRLVLPNPNNIDFFSNDYLGLARNQELQNSILEEYKLQSNRFKNSRNGSTGSRLLSGHNEYFEEIETKLACFFCAEKALFFGSGYHANVALLSSILTRNDVILYDNLVHASLKEGYRLSNANHFSFKHNDLKDLEKKILRIQSTNQINKNQTILVVVESVYSMDGDICPLKKIVEICKKYNANLVVDEAHSTGVFGENGNGLVTELGLEKQVFARINTFGKGFGTQGAAILGSKTLINYLINFALPFIYTTAPPLFQLVSVKKAMDFLQIYQKELNQKLHQNIKLFVYQSKKLIHSDFNNSKTPIQIIPIKGNEQCQKVAMSLQKEGFEVRAIKSPTVKKGDERLRICLHSFNTENEILRFLEVLY, from the coding sequence TTGAAAAATAACTTAGAAAATCAGCTTCAAGCTAAATTAAATAAACGCAAAGAAGATAATAATTTGCGTCGTTTAGTTTTACCAAACCCAAATAACATTGATTTTTTTTCGAATGATTATTTGGGTTTGGCTCGTAATCAAGAATTACAAAACTCTATTTTAGAAGAATATAAATTACAAAGTAATCGTTTCAAAAATTCCCGTAATGGTTCGACAGGTTCTCGTCTTCTGTCTGGACATAATGAATATTTTGAAGAAATAGAGACTAAATTAGCTTGTTTTTTTTGTGCAGAAAAAGCACTCTTTTTTGGTTCGGGTTATCATGCAAATGTGGCTTTATTATCCTCAATTTTGACACGAAATGATGTTATTTTGTATGATAATTTGGTTCATGCATCTTTGAAAGAAGGTTATAGATTGAGTAATGCAAATCATTTTTCATTCAAACATAATGATTTAAAGGATTTAGAAAAAAAGATTTTACGCATACAATCAACCAATCAAATAAATAAAAATCAAACTATTTTAGTTGTTGTAGAATCGGTTTATTCAATGGATGGAGATATTTGTCCTCTAAAAAAAATAGTAGAAATTTGTAAAAAATACAATGCAAATTTAGTAGTTGATGAAGCACATAGTACAGGAGTTTTTGGAGAGAATGGAAATGGACTTGTAACAGAATTAGGTTTAGAAAAACAAGTTTTTGCTAGAATAAATACCTTCGGAAAAGGTTTTGGAACTCAAGGAGCTGCTATTTTGGGAAGTAAAACACTTATAAATTATCTAATAAATTTTGCTTTACCTTTTATTTATACAACTGCGCCACCACTTTTTCAATTAGTTTCTGTTAAAAAAGCAATGGATTTTCTTCAAATTTATCAAAAAGAATTAAATCAAAAATTACATCAAAATATAAAATTATTTGTTTATCAAAGTAAAAAGTTAATACATTCTGATTTTAATAATTCCAAAACTCCAATTCAGATTATTCCAATAAAAGGAAATGAGCAATGTCAAAAAGTAGCAATGAGTTTACAAAAAGAAGGTTTTGAAGTTCGTGCTATCAAATCTCCAACCGTAAAAAAAGGAGATGAACGTTTACGAATTTGCTTACATAGCTTTAATACTGAAAATGAAATTTTGAGGTTTTTGGAAGTTTTATATTAA
- a CDS encoding ImmA/IrrE family metallo-endopeptidase — translation MNDRKSFIRELYSYLNDDPPTLKELYELKIGELGLSQSQVENILNIDKKTLQSILNQDAKRVDFTNLIKLGAFLGLGFDETLKLFTASMAVEQISDIEKSRRAIFIAENFDVKALKKMKFLKSVNDFEHIEEKIKTFFQLDSIYDYEKDVGTAFSRTKRTYNNKMLDFWVKSAYSYLQEVDNPNEYNRNNLKELIPKIKSYSRDTENGLKIVVKALYAIGITVIFQPYITGTQIRGATFFINKKTPCIVITDLNKKYATLWFALLHELYHVLFELDKVEQNVFHLTGEPNLFLMEEEQADDFARQYFLSYDKSNYIFPLIDDHFAVEQYAKQNKIHSSLIYNFFCYDMQQQGKNHYWAIYNSYLTKPENTLKGININVWNNENINEKIAETKKSFII, via the coding sequence ATGAATGACAGAAAATCTTTTATTAGAGAACTTTATTCTTATCTAAATGATGATCCTCCTACTTTAAAGGAATTGTATGAACTTAAAATAGGTGAACTAGGATTATCACAAAGTCAAGTAGAGAATATATTGAATATAGATAAGAAAACATTACAATCGATACTCAATCAAGATGCAAAAAGAGTAGATTTTACCAATTTAATAAAACTAGGAGCATTTTTAGGATTAGGTTTTGATGAAACTTTAAAATTATTTACTGCAAGTATGGCTGTAGAACAAATTAGTGATATAGAAAAGTCAAGAAGAGCAATTTTTATTGCTGAAAATTTTGATGTCAAAGCACTAAAGAAAATGAAGTTTCTTAAAAGTGTAAATGACTTTGAGCATATTGAAGAAAAGATAAAAACCTTCTTTCAACTTGATAGTATTTATGATTATGAAAAAGATGTAGGAACTGCTTTTAGCCGAACTAAAAGAACATATAACAATAAAATGCTAGATTTTTGGGTAAAATCTGCTTATTCTTATTTACAGGAAGTGGATAATCCAAATGAATATAACAGAAATAATTTGAAAGAATTAATACCAAAAATAAAATCATATTCTCGTGATACTGAAAATGGTTTAAAGATAGTAGTAAAAGCACTCTATGCAATTGGTATAACAGTTATATTTCAACCTTATATAACAGGAACACAAATAAGAGGAGCTACTTTTTTTATAAATAAAAAAACACCTTGTATTGTAATTACAGATCTTAATAAAAAATATGCGACTCTATGGTTTGCTCTTTTACATGAACTATATCATGTATTGTTTGAATTGGATAAAGTAGAACAAAATGTTTTTCATTTAACGGGAGAACCTAATCTATTTTTAATGGAAGAAGAACAGGCAGATGATTTTGCAAGACAATATTTCTTGTCTTATGACAAGTCAAATTATATCTTTCCTCTTATTGATGACCATTTTGCAGTTGAGCAATATGCAAAGCAAAATAAAATACACTCATCCTTAATATATAATTTTTTCTGCTACGATATGCAACAACAAGGAAAAAATCATTATTGGGCGATATATAATTCATATCTAACAAAACCAGAGAATACTTTAAAAGGTATAAACATAAATGTTTGGAATAATGAAAATATCAATGAGAAAATTGCTGAAACAAAAAAATCATTTATAATCTAA
- the dnaK gene encoding molecular chaperone DnaK yields MGKIIGIDLGTTNSCVSVMEGNEPVVITNSEGKRTTPSIVAFLDNGERKIGDSAKRQAITNPEKTIASIKRFMGDSFSQVEKEMKYVAYKVVKGANNTPRVKIDDREYTPQEISAMVLQKMKATAEDYLGTTVSEAVITVPAYFNDAQRQATKEAGEIAGLKVRRIINEPTAAALAYGLDKKDKDMTVAVFDLGGGTFDISILELGDGVFEVKSTNGDTHLGGDDFDQVLIGWLADQFQNDYNVDLRKDPMALQRLKEAAERAKIELSSSTQAEINLPYIMPIDGVPKHLVTTLSRAKFEQLTDDLVKRTLEPCKAALKDAGISASDVDDVILVGGSTRIPRIQEEVEKFFGKKPSKGVNPDEVVALGAAIQGGVLTGEVKDVLLLDVTPLSLGIETMGGVMTKLIESNTTIPTRKSQVFSTAADNQPSVEIHVLQGERAMAKDNKTIGRFHLDGIPPAPRGIPQVEVTFDIDANGLLNVSAKDMASGKEQKIRIEASSGLTDAEIEKMRQEAAANASEDEAAKENIETINKADSMVFQTEKQLKEYGEKLSEANKTAIEAALKDLRTSHAEKDVEKIKVALETLEGAWAAASQEMYANAGGNPEDPTGAAGQQADASQGSNANAEDVTDVDYEEVDSDKK; encoded by the coding sequence ATGGGAAAAATTATTGGTATTGACTTAGGAACAACAAACTCATGTGTATCTGTAATGGAAGGCAATGAGCCAGTAGTAATCACAAATAGCGAAGGAAAACGCACGACACCTTCAATCGTTGCATTTTTAGACAATGGCGAACGCAAAATAGGCGATTCTGCCAAACGTCAGGCTATTACAAACCCAGAAAAAACGATTGCTTCTATCAAACGTTTTATGGGAGATAGCTTTTCTCAAGTAGAAAAAGAAATGAAATACGTTGCTTATAAAGTAGTAAAAGGAGCAAATAACACTCCTCGTGTAAAAATTGATGACCGTGAATATACGCCACAAGAAATTTCGGCTATGGTTCTTCAAAAAATGAAGGCAACAGCAGAAGATTATTTGGGTACAACGGTTTCGGAAGCAGTAATTACTGTTCCTGCTTATTTCAATGATGCACAACGTCAAGCAACAAAAGAAGCTGGCGAAATTGCAGGTTTGAAAGTTCGTCGTATCATTAACGAACCAACAGCAGCAGCTTTGGCTTATGGTCTTGATAAAAAAGACAAAGACATGACCGTTGCAGTATTTGACTTAGGTGGTGGTACATTTGATATTTCTATCTTAGAGTTAGGCGATGGTGTTTTTGAAGTAAAATCAACAAACGGAGATACTCACTTAGGTGGAGATGACTTTGACCAAGTTCTTATTGGTTGGTTAGCAGATCAATTCCAAAACGATTATAATGTAGATTTGCGTAAAGACCCAATGGCTTTACAACGCTTGAAAGAAGCTGCTGAACGTGCAAAAATTGAACTTTCTAGTTCTACACAAGCAGAAATCAACTTGCCTTATATCATGCCGATTGATGGTGTACCTAAGCACTTAGTTACTACTCTTTCAAGAGCTAAATTTGAGCAATTAACAGACGATTTGGTAAAAAGAACATTAGAGCCTTGTAAAGCAGCATTGAAAGATGCAGGTATTTCAGCTTCTGATGTTGATGATGTAATTTTAGTAGGTGGTTCTACTCGTATTCCTAGAATCCAAGAAGAAGTAGAAAAATTCTTTGGCAAAAAACCATCAAAAGGTGTAAATCCTGACGAAGTAGTAGCACTTGGTGCAGCTATTCAAGGTGGTGTATTGACAGGAGAAGTAAAAGACGTTCTTTTATTAGACGTTACTCCTCTTTCTTTAGGAATTGAAACTATGGGTGGTGTAATGACAAAACTTATAGAATCAAATACAACTATTCCTACTCGTAAATCACAGGTATTCTCTACGGCAGCTGATAATCAGCCTTCAGTAGAAATCCACGTTTTACAAGGAGAGCGTGCAATGGCAAAAGATAACAAAACAATTGGTCGTTTCCACTTAGATGGAATTCCACCAGCACCTCGTGGTATTCCACAAGTAGAAGTTACTTTTGATATTGATGCAAATGGTCTTTTGAATGTATCTGCGAAAGATATGGCTTCTGGAAAAGAGCAAAAAATTCGTATTGAAGCTTCTTCTGGACTTACAGATGCAGAAATCGAAAAAATGCGCCAAGAGGCTGCTGCAAATGCAAGCGAAGACGAAGCTGCAAAAGAAAACATTGAAACAATCAATAAAGCTGATTCAATGGTTTTCCAAACTGAAAAACAACTCAAAGAATACGGAGAGAAACTTTCAGAAGCAAACAAAACAGCTATCGAAGCAGCATTGAAAGATTTACGTACTTCTCACGCAGAGAAAGATGTAGAGAAAATCAAAGTCGCTTTAGAAACTTTGGAAGGTGCATGGGCTGCAGCTTCGCAAGAAATGTATGCTAATGCTGGTGGAAATCCTGAAGACCCAACTGGTGCAGCAGGTCAGCAAGCTGATGCTTCACAAGGATCTAATGCAAATGCAGAAGATGTAACAGATGTGGATTACGAAGAAGTAGATTCTGACAAAAAATAA
- a CDS encoding T9SS type A sorting domain-containing protein has product MKKLFILSVLVMIYFPVHAQFTGGNGGGSDKAQIRTRTILSIQNEQEEAFFENIKIASQSNSFSIEWTDKINLSQIEILDILGRVQKTISISEFQKEASFSFDGTNNAKGIYFVRFRDDKDRFFSRKVVY; this is encoded by the coding sequence ATGAAAAAACTATTTATTCTATCAGTATTAGTAATGATTTATTTCCCTGTTCATGCTCAATTTACAGGAGGAAACGGAGGAGGCTCTGACAAAGCGCAAATAAGAACACGAACCATTTTATCAATTCAAAATGAACAAGAAGAAGCCTTTTTTGAAAATATAAAAATAGCTTCTCAATCCAATTCTTTTTCAATAGAATGGACTGATAAAATAAATTTAAGTCAAATAGAAATACTAGATATTTTAGGACGAGTACAGAAAACAATTTCTATTTCAGAATTTCAAAAAGAAGCTTCTTTTTCTTTTGACGGAACAAATAATGCAAAAGGTATTTATTTTGTTCGTTTTAGAGATGATAAAGATAGATTTTTTAGTCGGAAGGTGGTTTATTAA
- a CDS encoding DUF4403 family protein produces the protein MSFISSCRDTTESTAPEILPFDETIAHQVSFLEVPIAFKVDQIEQKINEAIKGTLYADQSFEDKKSDGIKIRIRKVEDIQISVRDNFMYYSVPLHIWASKRILKVTLFGKKKETTKEIDFSLRLQFRSEIKLNKNWKLETKTSYTGIEWIKKPKIKVLGINFDLAGLLETQLIQKKDDLERVIDKAASNLKVIEKEVSKIWTKIQEPILIEKKVTNGTWLLAEPIQIEASKIEGKNNQLFITTRLKTLLRTIVAKKQGEKPKITFKKLPLLKQNNALSYQNNNFELHLKGELPYIAVNDLLDKKIKDTVLVIPNTDYKIKITDAEVFGSGKKLFMKLDLEGDLNSTIYLSGTPRFDSLDTSLHFDNFDYDLQSEEYLLSAADWMLKSTVKEEIQKLLILPLDDYVKKLPDIIQTALSKGKTAKAALFDLRDFELSPRFIQIDKDHVRIYVKATGKVGIEIIKL, from the coding sequence TTGTCTTTTATAAGTTCTTGTAGAGATACAACTGAAAGTACTGCACCAGAAATATTGCCTTTTGATGAGACCATTGCACATCAAGTTTCTTTTTTAGAAGTTCCGATTGCTTTTAAAGTCGACCAAATTGAACAAAAAATAAATGAAGCCATAAAAGGAACACTCTATGCAGACCAAAGTTTTGAAGATAAAAAAAGTGATGGAATAAAAATAAGAATTCGAAAAGTAGAAGATATTCAGATTTCTGTCAGAGATAATTTTATGTATTATTCTGTTCCTCTTCATATTTGGGCTTCTAAGCGTATTTTGAAAGTAACACTTTTTGGCAAGAAAAAAGAAACAACTAAAGAAATAGATTTTTCACTACGTCTTCAATTTCGCTCAGAAATAAAACTCAATAAAAATTGGAAATTAGAAACCAAAACGAGCTATACAGGAATAGAATGGATAAAAAAACCAAAAATAAAAGTATTAGGAATTAATTTTGACTTAGCAGGACTTTTAGAAACCCAATTAATACAGAAAAAAGATGACTTAGAAAGAGTAATTGATAAAGCGGCCTCCAATCTAAAAGTAATAGAAAAAGAAGTCAGTAAAATTTGGACAAAAATTCAAGAACCTATCTTGATAGAAAAAAAAGTAACTAACGGAACATGGCTTTTGGCAGAACCCATACAAATAGAAGCTAGTAAAATAGAAGGAAAAAATAATCAATTATTTATTACAACTCGTTTAAAAACACTTCTAAGAACAATAGTAGCCAAAAAACAAGGAGAAAAGCCAAAAATAACATTCAAAAAATTACCACTTTTAAAACAAAATAATGCTCTTTCTTATCAAAATAATAACTTTGAATTGCATTTAAAAGGCGAGTTGCCATACATAGCCGTTAATGATTTATTAGATAAAAAAATAAAAGATACTGTTTTGGTTATTCCAAATACAGATTATAAAATCAAAATTACAGATGCTGAAGTTTTTGGAAGTGGAAAAAAATTATTTATGAAACTTGATCTAGAAGGTGACTTAAATAGTACAATCTATTTAAGTGGAACTCCTCGTTTTGATTCGTTGGATACTTCTCTTCATTTTGACAACTTTGATTATGATTTGCAGAGTGAAGAATATTTATTGAGTGCTGCCGACTGGATGCTCAAAAGTACAGTTAAAGAAGAAATACAAAAACTACTTATTTTACCTTTGGATGATTACGTCAAAAAATTGCCTGATATTATTCAGACTGCACTTTCGAAAGGAAAAACAGCAAAAGCAGCTTTATTTGATTTGAGAGATTTTGAGCTTTCGCCTCGCTTTATTCAAATTGATAAAGACCATGTTCGTATTTATGTCAAAGCAACTGGAAAAGTCGGAATTGAAATTATTAAACTTTAA
- the sdaAB gene encoding L-serine ammonia-lyase, iron-sulfur-dependent subunit beta, translating to MATEKSSIFDMIGPIMIGPSSSHTAGVVRLALAAIDILGSIPEEAEIIFYNSFARTYEGHGSDRAVIAGLLGLATDDARIKTSFDEAKKNGLKYTFRSIGNASTFHPNSIRFKLKKGNRNIEMLGISRGGGLIEIEEVNGYNAGFTTGLFTVLVFAEDKTGSIAFISNILANDECNIATMNVSRKGKRGIACLVIEIDSELRPLSLEYLRSLHWVKEVIYMLPLE from the coding sequence ATGGCAACAGAAAAAAGTAGTATCTTCGACATGATTGGACCTATCATGATTGGCCCTTCTAGTTCACATACAGCAGGAGTAGTTCGTCTTGCACTTGCTGCAATAGATATTTTAGGGAGTATTCCAGAAGAAGCCGAAATTATATTTTACAATTCATTTGCTCGTACTTATGAAGGACACGGAAGCGACAGAGCTGTCATTGCAGGACTTTTAGGGTTAGCAACAGATGATGCTCGTATCAAAACTTCTTTTGATGAAGCTAAAAAAAATGGTTTGAAATATACCTTTCGTTCTATTGGAAATGCTTCTACATTTCATCCAAATTCTATTCGTTTCAAACTCAAAAAAGGAAACCGAAATATAGAGATGTTGGGAATCAGTAGAGGAGGAGGACTAATAGAAATTGAAGAGGTAAATGGTTATAATGCAGGCTTTACAACGGGATTATTTACCGTTCTTGTTTTTGCAGAAGACAAAACAGGAAGCATCGCCTTTATTTCAAATATTCTAGCTAATGATGAATGTAATATTGCTACAATGAATGTCAGTAGAAAAGGAAAACGAGGAATTGCTTGTTTAGTGATTGAAATTGATTCCGAACTTCGCCCTTTGTCATTAGAATATTTGCGAAGTTTGCACTGGGTTAAGGAAGTAATTTATATGCTACCTTTAGAATAA
- a CDS encoding T9SS type A sorting domain-containing protein, with product MKHNYIYTLCLALSLLFISNFVEAQGETCVDATPFCVGIPIDYPAGTGGDATISVGPDYGCLFTQPNPAWFYLEMGTPGTVNLEIQNTPQRDIDFAIWGPFAPGSTVSAMCTQIFTGTLAPFDCSYSATINPETPSVTGTTGELFVMIITNFSNAQTDLTLTQSSGTGNTNCAVLCDVDAGADITTCGIDGTSVTLTADVANFTTGWTYQWYKDGVLIPSATNATYVVPTPNVTADVTNAYHVQATNPTLPCTSRDTVDVTITSASASFTVDAGADISRCDATGGLTLDVSHASHGATFTYQWSENGTPITGATNATLNVNFTSTGGNPVTRTYSITVSDPAGCDITDEVDVTFVPDPVVNLGTDIVACDAFGIVTLDAADASHGTTISYQWYEDGTIITGATNATLDVSFPSGGAAQTRTYRAEVTDSRGTGCTQADEVDVTFKPNIVVNLAPLQDRCENVFQFNINASDATHSTDMTYELFENGVLTVTSTSPIFTISIDDPTATTIQTRTYRVRATDNTGLSCTVTSNTVSVSYNYKPLIAPIADQIDVDCVPNQLTAQTSNYTADDNRLSYSWIYSGANNVQFEASTKATVLVNNSGTYTLTITTTLANGTTCSSVESFVLKCNEDPIPDYVPVLTGQAGYSYVDLQWTAIPEGVNISEFEVYMGINGEEPNVLLTLTSDNFLKVDLINGKKYSFRVRAVYLTSGGNNYEVGVYSNTIFLKPSIVLGQDETDKRAAISLFPNPSTGSFTLEFKAIQAQKANLTVVDLTGKVILTQSISDLNNGSQQNIELGKVASGVYIVQVQTEKGVYQQKITIVK from the coding sequence ATGAAACATAACTATATTTATACTTTATGCCTTGCATTAAGTCTCTTATTCATTTCAAATTTTGTTGAAGCACAAGGAGAAACTTGTGTTGATGCAACACCTTTTTGTGTTGGCATTCCTATTGATTATCCAGCTGGTACAGGAGGAGATGCTACTATTTCTGTCGGTCCTGATTATGGGTGTTTATTTACACAACCTAATCCTGCTTGGTTTTACTTGGAAATGGGAACTCCAGGAACTGTGAATTTAGAAATTCAAAACACTCCTCAACGAGATATTGACTTTGCTATTTGGGGGCCATTTGCTCCTGGATCAACTGTAAGTGCTATGTGTACACAAATCTTCACAGGAACATTAGCTCCATTCGATTGTAGCTATTCAGCCACTATTAACCCTGAAACGCCTTCAGTGACAGGTACAACAGGAGAGTTATTTGTTATGATAATTACTAACTTTAGTAATGCACAAACAGACCTTACTTTGACTCAAAGTAGTGGTACAGGTAACACAAATTGTGCAGTACTTTGTGATGTAGATGCAGGTGCTGATATTACCACTTGTGGAATCGATGGAACAAGTGTAACTCTTACAGCTGATGTAGCAAACTTTACTACTGGATGGACTTATCAGTGGTATAAAGATGGTGTACTCATTCCTAGTGCTACAAATGCAACCTATGTTGTACCTACTCCTAATGTAACAGCAGATGTTACAAATGCATATCATGTACAAGCTACAAATCCTACTTTGCCTTGTACATCTCGAGATACGGTAGATGTTACTATAACTTCTGCTTCTGCTTCTTTCACAGTAGATGCTGGAGCTGATATTTCTCGTTGTGATGCAACAGGTGGGCTTACGCTTGATGTTAGTCATGCCTCGCATGGAGCTACTTTTACTTATCAATGGTCTGAAAATGGAACTCCTATTACAGGTGCTACAAATGCAACTCTTAATGTAAACTTTACCTCTACTGGTGGTAACCCTGTAACTCGTACTTATAGTATAACTGTTTCAGATCCAGCAGGATGTGATATTACTGATGAAGTCGATGTTACTTTCGTTCCAGACCCTGTTGTAAATTTAGGTACTGATATAGTAGCTTGTGATGCTTTTGGAATCGTTACGCTTGATGCTGCTGATGCTTCTCATGGTACAACTATTTCTTACCAATGGTATGAAGATGGAACTATTATCACAGGTGCTACAAATGCAACTTTAGATGTTTCTTTCCCTTCAGGTGGTGCAGCTCAAACAAGAACTTATCGTGCAGAAGTTACTGATTCTCGTGGTACTGGTTGTACACAAGCTGATGAAGTTGATGTTACATTCAAACCTAATATAGTTGTTAATTTAGCTCCACTTCAAGATCGTTGTGAAAATGTATTCCAATTTAATATCAATGCTTCTGATGCTACTCATAGCACAGATATGACATATGAACTTTTTGAAAACGGCGTTTTAACAGTTACTTCAACTAGTCCAATATTTACAATTTCTATTGATGACCCTACTGCCACAACTATTCAAACTCGTACTTATAGAGTTAGAGCAACTGATAATACAGGTTTAAGTTGTACTGTTACAAGCAATACTGTGAGTGTTAGTTATAATTACAAACCTCTTATCGCTCCTATTGCAGACCAAATTGATGTAGATTGTGTACCTAATCAACTTACAGCTCAAACAAGCAATTATACTGCAGATGATAATCGTCTAAGTTATTCTTGGATATATTCAGGTGCTAATAATGTACAATTTGAAGCCTCTACTAAAGCTACCGTTTTAGTAAATAATAGTGGAACTTATACACTTACAATTACTACAACTTTAGCAAATGGAACAACTTGTTCTAGTGTAGAATCATTTGTATTAAAATGTAACGAAGATCCAATTCCTGATTATGTACCTGTATTAACTGGTCAAGCAGGATATTCTTATGTAGATTTACAATGGACAGCAATACCAGAAGGTGTAAATATTTCTGAATTTGAAGTTTATATGGGAATAAATGGTGAAGAACCAAATGTGCTTCTTACACTTACTTCAGATAACTTCTTAAAAGTAGATTTGATAAATGGTAAAAAATATTCATTCCGTGTACGTGCCGTATATTTAACTTCTGGAGGAAATAACTATGAAGTAGGAGTATATTCAAATACTATTTTCTTAAAACCTTCAATCGTTTTAGGACAAGATGAAACAGACAAACGTGCTGCAATTTCTCTTTTCCCTAATCCATCTACTGGTAGCTTTACATTAGAATTTAAAGCTATTCAAGCACAAAAAGCTAACTTAACAGTTGTTGATTTGACAGGAAAAGTTATCTTGACACAATCAATTTCAGATTTGAATAATGGCTCTCAACAAAACATCGAACTTGGAAAAGTGGCTAGTGGTGTTTATATTGTTCAAGTACAAACTGAAAAAGGTGTTTATCAACAAAAAATTACGATTGTAAAATAA